The following coding sequences lie in one Lytechinus pictus isolate F3 Inbred unplaced genomic scaffold, Lp3.0 scaffold_20, whole genome shotgun sequence genomic window:
- the LOC135157913 gene encoding uncharacterized protein LOC135157913: MTRIPELGATLSVSKLDTALKERKSLTKRGRHTSQRKTERSYYDASGYNKTVDPDGGGDGPLSITDNSAPSVNIAKPTYEQCRDVLKKKRLRNGRSSPDDKERNKNFGISSTAAKLSPRLAGSTEKRRIHSIRKADHGNALSPAESETQEDELCTDIVHSSDNDGDNDDSDDDDEEGDGVCGADGKAVGDRKVINVKSDKTVRPHSDSRISISQSRKERARKTSLRSGEISHPFHDTTPRPPNHQVSRNSSRASRTFPEELGSPVGESIGSESNIRQIWRKELGLDVRPPRRHFAPKEYITGLAVGYPGQKAAQSQKTVTTTVVPTKHSLSEIQKRRKVLPPIDGKSKSKTTTCDIEKPPAPDPVKDINALAADLCRGASLETGNREAEAVYRTFRDARKHAFFDLDSDIGSARSKYLRPCAAPPNSDDEEGDGDETVREEWNDSSYTRIVRISSPENDGETVITHTVDASKVFDFGGRVVRKTQIDVFLPSELPDDDIQGGDDEKGSSENEDRKNQGNGTEESVSGLIEQKHNNSREQRNRTNKIQREQIDNDQNFSSSEEDDEACDDTGSDESYESDDDDEDDDDN; the protein is encoded by the coding sequence ATGACCCGGATACCCGAACTCGGTGCCACCCTCTCGGTCTCAAAATTGGACACAGCGCTGAAGGAGAGAAAGTCTTTGACTAAGAGAGGGCGCCACACGTCGCAAAGAAAGACCGAGAGATCATATTATGATGCAAGTGGCTATAACAAGACTGTTGATCCCGACGGAGGTGGTGACGGACCGCTAAGTATTACTGATAATAGCGCACCTTCTGTTAATATAGCAAAACCGACTTACGAGCAATGCAGAGATGtattaaagaaaaagagacTGAGGAATGGACGATCAAGCCCAgatgataaagaaagaaataagaactTCGGTATATCCTCTACCGCAGCGAAGCTATCCCCACGTTTAGCGGGAAGCACCGAAAAACGCCGAATACATTCCATTAGGAAGGCCGACCATGGAAATGCGTTGTCTCCAGCCGAATCGGAAACTCAAGAGGACGAATTATGCACAGACATTGTCCATAGCAGCGATAATGATGGTGACAACGACgacagtgatgatgacgatgaagagGGTGATGGCGTTTGTGGCGCAGACGGAAAGGCTGTCGGCGATAGGAAAGTTATTAATGTTAAATCTGATAAAACAGTGAGGCCGCACTCAGACAGCCGAATATCGATATCGCAGTCACGGAAGGAAAGAGCCCGGAAAACAAGTCTCAGATCGGGGGAAATATCCCACCCATTTCACGATACGACTCCACGGCCTCCAAACCACCAGGTGTCTCGCAACTCTTCAAGAGCATCAAGAACATTTCCAGAGGAATTGGGATCACCAGTTGGTGAAAGTATTGGATCCGAGAGCAATATACGACAAATCTGGAGAAAAGAGTTGGGTCTCGACGTCAGACCTCCCCGCCGCCATTTCGCACCTAAAGAATACATCACAGGGTTGGCGGTTGGTTACCCGGGTCAGAAGGCAGCACAATCTCAGAAGACAGTTACAACCACTGTAGTTCCCACTAAACATTCTTTGAGTGAGATCCAAAAAAGACGCAAGGTCCTTCCACCAATAGACGGTAAATCGAAATCAAAGACCACTACCTGTGATATCGAAAAGCCACCCGCTCCAGACCCAGTGAAGGACATCAACGCACTTGCTGCAGACTTATGCAGAGGTGCCTCTCTAGAAACAGGGAACCGTGAAGCCGAAGCTGTGTATCGAACGTTCCGCGATGCACGAAAGCATGCATTCTTTGATCTCGACTCCGACATCGGCAGTGCGAGATCGAAATACCTCCGTCCCTGCGCCGCTCCGCCGAATTCCGACGATGAAGAGGGGGATGGTGACGAAACTGTTCGAGAGGAATGGAATGATTCGTCCTATACACGCATCGTGCGCATTTCCTCGCCAGAGAATGACGGCGAGACTGTCATCACCCATACTGTTGACGCATCAAAGGTGTTTGACTTTGGAGGTCGTGTCGTTCGAAAGACGCAGATCGACGTGTTTCTACCGTCCGAGCTACCGGATGATGACATCCAAGGCGGGGATGACGAAAAAGGCAGTAGCGAGAATGAGGACCGTAAAAACCAGGGAAACGGAACTGAGGAAAGTGTCAGTGGTTTAATCGAGCAAAAACATAACAATAGCAGAGAACAAAGAAACagaacaaataaaatacaacGTGAACAAATTGACAATGATCAGAATTTTTCTTCCTCCGAAGAGGACGATGAAGCCTGTGATGATACCGGTTCTGACGAAAGTTACGAaagtgacgatgacgatgaagatgacgatgataattGA
- the LOC129283417 gene encoding actin nucleation-promoting factor WASL-like isoform X2, translating to MRDITMTTQSWIHNGLASRVADRHSFSGYSSPQLTRSQTRPDVGTRELGLTRSHTVGELRTPKINLTGVTGERPRPELTRASSWCAMPNVSSRSMSRLSSSSTSSLPIISASSSRQADALVSASCEGLVQRVSALRSLANNPRLKVRIVNGSPKISPRLNSITSGRESTTSQKRPHRESTREVVVEISKYGYHSRSNSPTYRRLINAKEQLDVALCKKLRSVRQQLDGQTARENSAMHEGLRLKIDERGSEDWYKDMVKRELENDETSEVIESMTIANSEPLATFEALDLKNPRPHVDLNFDIRYIQARINDWDVLNINVEEEEKKIEERRDKEKRRRRAPSHSPTHFRRTCEACCVDGVHGKNKQRVDFLRTNKSRRVKFRRRQKNNSDDSYDNDSDIEPPMMMDEPAITQSDILPPPSPPPPTKPVKTKKTVKKETPKSSKSTKSKTSSKAPSVAEPEEAVETEPENRLPLLPPSLPPASPRLDNRSISVSSDRESPVTTVTKPQTPPPPEEEKPKLTDKEKFLMMRKRMEERQREKSEKRENFVDYSMIAFHGTRKERAGRGQKGLGKTLSNRLESMASFKSKQSDHGDGKRESLMSMLGSDYDDDDDDDEDDDDDDDDEDNDEE from the exons ATGAGAGATATTACCATGACTACGCA AAGCTGGATCCACAACGGATTGGCCTCCCGCGTTGCAGACCGCCACTCCTTCAGTGGTTACTCGTCTCCACAACTCACTCGGAGTCAGACTCGCCCCGACGTTGGTACCCGCGAACTCGGCTTAACGAGATCACACACGGTGGGCGAGCTCCGGACACCGAAGATCAACCTCACCGGCGTGACGGGCGAACGACCTCGGCCGGAGCTCACGAGAGCGTCCTCCTGGTGCGCGATGCCGAACGTCTCCTCTCGCTCGATGTCGCGGCTTTCTTCCAGTTCGACGTCGAGTCTGCCGATAATTTCTGCTAGTTCATCGAGGCAAGCTGATGCCCTCGTCAGTGCGTCATGTGAGGGTCTGGTGCAACGTGTCTCGGCTCTTCGCAGCTTGGCGAATAATCCGAGATTAAAG gTGAGAATCGTCAACGGATCACCCAAAATATCGCCGCGCCTCAATTCGATCACGTCGGGACGGGAATCAACCACATCTCAGAAAAGACCTCACCGGGAATCAACCCGAGAAGTCGTGGTTGAGATATCAAAATATGGTTACCATTCTCGCAGCAACTCACCCACCTACCGCCGGCTTATCAACGCGAAGGAGCAACTCGACGTCGCGCTCTGCAAGAAATTGCGCTCGGTCAGACAGCAGCTTGACGGACAGACAGCGCGCGAAAACTCCGCCATGCACGAGGGACTTCGCTTGAAAATTGACGAGCGTGGGTCGGAGGATTGGTATAAAGACATGGTGAAAAGAGAATTGGAAAATGACGAAACTTCGGAAGTTATTGAGAGCATGACGATTGCCAACAGCGAACCCCTTGCCACATTCGAAGCGTTGGATTTGAAGAATCCGCGTCCCCACGTCGATCTCAACTTCGATATTCGATACATCCAGGCCCGCATCAACGATTGGGATGTTTTGAACATTAACGtcgaggaggaagagaagaaaatagaGGAAAGGCGGGATAAGGAGAAGCGCAGACGACGCGCACCGTCGCATTCTCCGACACATTTCCGACGAACCTGCGAAGCGTGTTGCGTGGACGGTGTGCATGGAAAGAACAAACAGCGTGTGGACTTCCTACGTACAAACAAATCGCGAAGGGTTAAGTTCCGCAGACGACAGAAGAACAATAGTGACGATAGCTATGATAACGATAGTGATATCGAACCCCCTATGATGATGGACGAACCTGCCATAACCCAGTCGGATATTTTACCGCCGCCATCACCACCGCCTCCTACAAAACCAGTCAAAACTAAGAAAACCGTCAAGAAAGAAACACCAAAGTCGTCAAAATCGACAAAATCAAAGACTTCAAGTAAAGCGCCCTCTGTGGCCGAACCGGAGGAAGCGGTAGAAACTGAACCCGAAAACCGGTTACCGTTGTTACCGCCTTCGTTACCGCCAGCATCACCTCGTCTGGATAACCGGTCAATATCCGTTTCGAGCGATCGCGAATCGCCTGTTACCACGGTGACGAAACCACAAACGCCACCGCCGCCGGAAGAGGAaaaaccaaaattgactgacAAGGAGAAGTTCCTGATGATGAGGAAACGAAtggaagagagacagagagagaaatcGGAGAAGAGGGAAAATTTTGTTGATTATTCTATGATCGCATTCCACGGGACACGCAAGGAGAGGGCGGGGAGGGGTCAGAAAGGATTAGGCAAGACACTCTCAAACAGATTAGAGAGTATGGCGTCTTTTAAATCGAAACAATCAGATCATGGAGATGGTAAAAGGGAAAGTTTGATGTCGATGTTGGGAAGTGATtacgacgatgatgacgacgatgatgaagatgatgacgatgatgatgatgatgaagataatgatgaggaATAA
- the LOC129283417 gene encoding uncharacterized protein DDB_G0284459-like isoform X1: protein MTNTDKIRFASPSRRSVSNHGPYSTSRQDQVRSSMKSRTAGPRPLGTPASDISMYYDRLMAQSVRSERQRRSRMGQCASADLERRRNGQQSRSWIHNGLASRVADRHSFSGYSSPQLTRSQTRPDVGTRELGLTRSHTVGELRTPKINLTGVTGERPRPELTRASSWCAMPNVSSRSMSRLSSSSTSSLPIISASSSRQADALVSASCEGLVQRVSALRSLANNPRLKVRIVNGSPKISPRLNSITSGRESTTSQKRPHRESTREVVVEISKYGYHSRSNSPTYRRLINAKEQLDVALCKKLRSVRQQLDGQTARENSAMHEGLRLKIDERGSEDWYKDMVKRELENDETSEVIESMTIANSEPLATFEALDLKNPRPHVDLNFDIRYIQARINDWDVLNINVEEEEKKIEERRDKEKRRRRAPSHSPTHFRRTCEACCVDGVHGKNKQRVDFLRTNKSRRVKFRRRQKNNSDDSYDNDSDIEPPMMMDEPAITQSDILPPPSPPPPTKPVKTKKTVKKETPKSSKSTKSKTSSKAPSVAEPEEAVETEPENRLPLLPPSLPPASPRLDNRSISVSSDRESPVTTVTKPQTPPPPEEEKPKLTDKEKFLMMRKRMEERQREKSEKRENFVDYSMIAFHGTRKERAGRGQKGLGKTLSNRLESMASFKSKQSDHGDGKRESLMSMLGSDYDDDDDDDEDDDDDDDDEDNDEE, encoded by the exons ATGACGAATACGGACAAGATACGATTCGCATCACCATCGCGCAGGTCCGTGTCTAACCATGGACCTTACTCAACCTCTCGTCAGGACCAGGTCCGGTCCAGCATGAAAAGTCGAACCGCTGGTCCAAGACCACTGGGAACCCCAGCCAGTGACATCTCGATGTACTACGACCGACTGATGGCTCAGAGCGTCCGTTCCGAGAGACAGAGGAGGTCACGGATGGGGCAGTGTGCTTCGGCTGATTTAGAAAGGAGGCGTAATGGTCAACAGAGCAG AAGCTGGATCCACAACGGATTGGCCTCCCGCGTTGCAGACCGCCACTCCTTCAGTGGTTACTCGTCTCCACAACTCACTCGGAGTCAGACTCGCCCCGACGTTGGTACCCGCGAACTCGGCTTAACGAGATCACACACGGTGGGCGAGCTCCGGACACCGAAGATCAACCTCACCGGCGTGACGGGCGAACGACCTCGGCCGGAGCTCACGAGAGCGTCCTCCTGGTGCGCGATGCCGAACGTCTCCTCTCGCTCGATGTCGCGGCTTTCTTCCAGTTCGACGTCGAGTCTGCCGATAATTTCTGCTAGTTCATCGAGGCAAGCTGATGCCCTCGTCAGTGCGTCATGTGAGGGTCTGGTGCAACGTGTCTCGGCTCTTCGCAGCTTGGCGAATAATCCGAGATTAAAG gTGAGAATCGTCAACGGATCACCCAAAATATCGCCGCGCCTCAATTCGATCACGTCGGGACGGGAATCAACCACATCTCAGAAAAGACCTCACCGGGAATCAACCCGAGAAGTCGTGGTTGAGATATCAAAATATGGTTACCATTCTCGCAGCAACTCACCCACCTACCGCCGGCTTATCAACGCGAAGGAGCAACTCGACGTCGCGCTCTGCAAGAAATTGCGCTCGGTCAGACAGCAGCTTGACGGACAGACAGCGCGCGAAAACTCCGCCATGCACGAGGGACTTCGCTTGAAAATTGACGAGCGTGGGTCGGAGGATTGGTATAAAGACATGGTGAAAAGAGAATTGGAAAATGACGAAACTTCGGAAGTTATTGAGAGCATGACGATTGCCAACAGCGAACCCCTTGCCACATTCGAAGCGTTGGATTTGAAGAATCCGCGTCCCCACGTCGATCTCAACTTCGATATTCGATACATCCAGGCCCGCATCAACGATTGGGATGTTTTGAACATTAACGtcgaggaggaagagaagaaaatagaGGAAAGGCGGGATAAGGAGAAGCGCAGACGACGCGCACCGTCGCATTCTCCGACACATTTCCGACGAACCTGCGAAGCGTGTTGCGTGGACGGTGTGCATGGAAAGAACAAACAGCGTGTGGACTTCCTACGTACAAACAAATCGCGAAGGGTTAAGTTCCGCAGACGACAGAAGAACAATAGTGACGATAGCTATGATAACGATAGTGATATCGAACCCCCTATGATGATGGACGAACCTGCCATAACCCAGTCGGATATTTTACCGCCGCCATCACCACCGCCTCCTACAAAACCAGTCAAAACTAAGAAAACCGTCAAGAAAGAAACACCAAAGTCGTCAAAATCGACAAAATCAAAGACTTCAAGTAAAGCGCCCTCTGTGGCCGAACCGGAGGAAGCGGTAGAAACTGAACCCGAAAACCGGTTACCGTTGTTACCGCCTTCGTTACCGCCAGCATCACCTCGTCTGGATAACCGGTCAATATCCGTTTCGAGCGATCGCGAATCGCCTGTTACCACGGTGACGAAACCACAAACGCCACCGCCGCCGGAAGAGGAaaaaccaaaattgactgacAAGGAGAAGTTCCTGATGATGAGGAAACGAAtggaagagagacagagagagaaatcGGAGAAGAGGGAAAATTTTGTTGATTATTCTATGATCGCATTCCACGGGACACGCAAGGAGAGGGCGGGGAGGGGTCAGAAAGGATTAGGCAAGACACTCTCAAACAGATTAGAGAGTATGGCGTCTTTTAAATCGAAACAATCAGATCATGGAGATGGTAAAAGGGAAAGTTTGATGTCGATGTTGGGAAGTGATtacgacgatgatgacgacgatgatgaagatgatgacgatgatgatgatgatgaagataatgatgaggaATAA